The genomic segment ttaacATTACATCTTCATTGTGTTTTCTAATCTTATCTTTTCTTCTTATTGCAGGTTATGAAATATGATTCAAAATACCACACAACATAATGTAAGCACTGAAGACATATTTTTGCTTCCCAACGTAGCTCTTCGTCAGCTGAGGATGATCATTATCCAGGTACTGGTtggtttttttctctctgtgaactgtTTCATGCTCTTCACTTTTTTCAAAAGGGAGATTTTTCGGACAACCACACGTTACATTTTGTTCGCACACTCGTTACTCAGTGACTCAGTTCTTTTGGTTTTGACAGACCTTGTAGTGCTccagtttaatttaaatatccCACTTCCTGTGgaaatttgtattttcttctgCCTGGCTATGGAAATTGTCTCCCGCACAACCCGGTTTGTCATCACTGCGATGTGTCTGGAGCGCTATGTGGCCATCTGCCTGCCACTGAGACATGCGGACATTTCCACCCTGAGGAGGACACTGGCTGGAATTCTCTTCATCTGGGCTCTTAGTTCTGTCTATGCCATTATTGATCTCTTCATTTTCACTGCTACAGCACCTCCAAGTTATTATGCAGAAAAGACATTCTGCCGCTATGAAATATTATTACTGACAGAATGGCACAGCTTTATGAGAGCCATTCTGTCAAATTTGGATTTTGTTGTAATAGGAATCATCGTGGCATtttgttatattaaaataatgtcaGTAGCAAAAGCTGCTTCAGGAGATAATAAAAAATCCTCATCCAAAGCTCAAAAGACTTTGCTTCTGCACACCATGCAGTTGCTGCTCTGTTTAATTGAACTGTTGTGTCCATTTGTAGAGATGGCTGTTATGGAAATTGACATTCAGATTTTTATACATATAACATATTTCAATTTCCTTACTTTTACATTGGCCTCCAGATGTCTCAGCCCTCTTGTTTATGGTTTAAGGGATGCAGAATTCTTTAATTCTCTTAAATATTATGCATGTcttagattaaataaaacagtgTCTCCTCACTTTGTAAACACATAGTACAATATGTAAAACACTGCTTCTGAATTCTTCTAAGAAACCTTGTAAAAGTCTCTATTGCATAATATTTTCAGTGAGTAAAACATTCTCTTACCTTTAAAATTGCACTTTTGGATATTAATTGTAGAATAGAAGTTTTTAGAAAAAGACCAATGAATTAATAAtatatcaattaaataaaaatacatgtaaaactgTACTGAGGAACTATGGTAAGTGGATTTTGTGCattaaacaatatacagtaactaaagAAGGTCAAatggtaaaattattttcaaagtgGATAAATAACTTGTCCTGAATACCATCTCCTGAAGAAAAGAAGTTTGCTATGTGTAATAttgacataaaaaataaatgtatgcatAGTTCTCATTTAATCAAggtaaaaaaatcaacattacATTGGCACTCATATGTAATACTGTTATATATAGTAGATTAAATTgaaaattattataatataaatatcaaTAGATTATTGTGGAAATTATTtgagcaaaataaaatgtattattattattattattattattgtagttgttcttgttgttttcaattaaatctCCAGTCCGCTGAAAGGTGCTGAAATCATGTGATTTA from the Lepisosteus oculatus isolate fLepOcu1 chromosome 5, fLepOcu1.hap2, whole genome shotgun sequence genome contains:
- the LOC102697671 gene encoding odorant receptor 131-2-like, whose translation is MIIIQVLVGFFLSVNCFMLFTFFKREIFRTTTRYILFAHSLLSDSVLLVLTDLVVLQFNLNIPLPVEICIFFCLAMEIVSRTTRFVITAMCLERYVAICLPLRHADISTLRRTLAGILFIWALSSVYAIIDLFIFTATAPPSYYAEKTFCRYEILLLTEWHSFMRAILSNLDFVVIGIIVAFCYIKIMSVAKAASGDNKKSSSKAQKTLLLHTMQLLLCLIELLCPFVEMAVMEIDIQIFIHITYFNFLTFTLASRCLSPLVYGLRDAEFFNSLKYYACLRLNKTVSPHFVNT